The following are encoded together in the Vigna unguiculata cultivar IT97K-499-35 chromosome 2, ASM411807v1, whole genome shotgun sequence genome:
- the LOC114173313 gene encoding protein NSP-INTERACTING KINASE 3, with amino-acid sequence MELSSLVFWLLGLLLLQLMEISSAALSPSGINYEVVALMAIKGDLTDPHNVLENWDSSSVDPCSWRMVTCSTDGSVSVLGFPSQNLSGTLSPGIGNLTNLQSVLLQNNAISGRIPPSIGNLKKLQTLDLSNNAFSGEIPSSLGGLKNLNYLRLNNNSLTGSCPQSLSNIEGLTLVDLSYNNLSGSLPRISARTLKIVGNPLICGPKANNCSSVLPEPLSFPPDALRGQSDSGKKSHHVALAFGASFGAAFVIVIIVGFLVWWRYRRNQQIFFDVNEHYDPEVRLGHLKRFSFKELRTATDHFNSKNILGRGGFGIVYKACLNDGSVVAVKRLKDYNAAGGEIQFQTEVETISLAVHRNLLRLSGFCSTQHERLLVYPYMSNGSVASRLKDHIHGHPALDWSRRKRIALGTARGLVYLHEQCDPKIIHRDVKAANILLDEDFEAVVGDFGLAKLLDHRDSHVTTAVRGTVGHIAPEYLSTGQSSEKTDVFGFGILLLELITGHKALDFGRAANQKGVMLDWVKKLHQDGRLSQMVDKDLKGNFDMIELEEMVQVALLCTQFNPSHRPKMSEVLKMLEGDGLAERWEASQRIETPRFRSCEPQRYSDLIEESSLIIEAMELSGPR; translated from the exons ATGGAGCTTAGTAGTTTGGTTTTCTGGCTACTGGGGTTGCTGCTTTTGCAGTTGATGGAGATTTCTTCTGCTGCTCTTTCTCCATCTGGCATAAACTATGAAG TTGTAGCCCTGATGGCTATAAAGGGTGACTTGACTGATCCTCACAACGTTCTGGAAAATTGGGATTCTAGTTCTGTTGATCCATGTAGCTGGAGGATGGTTACGTGTTCCACTGATGGTTCCGTTTCTGTATT GGGATTTCCGAGTCAGAACTTGTCTGGTACACTATCTCCCGGAATTGGAAACCTTACTAACTTGCAATCTGT GTTGCTTCAGAATAATGCCATTTCTGGTAGGATTCCTCCTTCAATAGGAAACTTGAAAAAGCTTCAGACACTTGATCTTTCCAATAATGCATTTAGCGGCGAGATACCCAGTTCTTTGGGAGGCCTCAAGAACCTGAATTATTT GAGGTTAAACAATAACAGCCTTACAGGATCCTGTCCTCAGTCTCTTAGCAACATCGAAGGTCTAACCCTTGT GGACCTCTCCTACAACAATCTGAGTGGTTCCTTGCCTAGAATATCGGCAAGAACATTAAA GATTGTGGGTAACCCTTTAATTTGTGGTCCAAAAGCAAACAACTGTTCTTCTGTTTTACCAGAGCCACTTTCCTTCCCTCCAGATGCACTAAGAG GCCAATCAGATTCTGGTAAAAAAAGCCATCATGTGGCACTTGCTTTTGGTGCAAGCTTTGGTGCTGCATTTGTCATTGTGATTATAGTTGGGTTTCTTGTTTGGTGGCGATATAGACGCAACCAGCAGATATTCTTTGATGTTAACG AACATTATGATCCAGAGGTGCGTCTTGGTCATTTAAAAAGGTTTTCTTTCAAAGAGCTTCGAACTGCAACAGACCATTTCAACTCAAAGAACATTCTTGGAAGAGGTGGCTTTGGAATAGTCTACAAGGCGTGCTTAAATGATGGGTCTGTTGTGGCTGTTAAGAGGTTAAAGGACTACAATGCAGCTGGTGGTGAGATCCAATTTCAAACAGAAGTTGAGACAATCAGTTTGGCTGTCCACCGGAATCTTCTCAGGCTTTCAGGGTTTTGCAGCACTCAGCATGAAAGGCTCCTCGTTTATCCATATATGTCTAATGGAAGTGTAGCCTCTAGATTAAAAG ATCATATCCATGGCCATCCGGCGTTAGATTGGAGTAGGCGGAAGAGAATAGCTTTAGGTACAGCAAGAGGGTTGGTTTACTTGCATGAACAATGTGATCCTAAGATTATTCACCGTGATGTGAAAGCAGCTAACATATTGCTAGATGAAGACTTTGAAGCTGTTGTTGGTGATTTTGGTTTAGCCAAGCTTCTGGATCACAGAGACTCCCATGTGACCACTGCTGTGCGTGGCACTGTTGGTCACATTGCTCCAGAGTATCTATCCACTGGCCAATCATCAGAAAAGACTGATGTGTTTGGGTTTGGAATCTTGCTGCTTGAACTGATCACAGGTCACAAGGCTCTAGATTTTGGGCGAGCAGCGAACCAGAAAGGTGTAATGCTTGATTGG GTTAAGAAGCTCCATCAGGATGGAAGATTAAGTCAAATGGTGGACAAAGATCTAAAGGGAAACTTTGATATGATTGAGTTAGAAGAAATGGTTCAGGTTGCACTCTTGTGCACACAATTCAATCCTTCACACCGCCCCAAGATGTCAGAAGTGTTAAAGATGTTGGAAGGGGATGGCTTGGCTGAGAGATGGGAGGCCTCACAGAGGATTGAAACACCGAGGTTTCGGTCTTGTGAGCCTCAAAGATATTCAGATTTAATAGAGGAATCTTCACTCATAATTGAAGCCATGGAGCTTTCTGGCCCTAGGTGA